A DNA window from Enoplosus armatus isolate fEnoArm2 chromosome 9, fEnoArm2.hap1, whole genome shotgun sequence contains the following coding sequences:
- the nppcl gene encoding C-type natriuretic peptide-like: protein MLCPVLLCATLLLLTPLEISEARALHPSPDAAQFMEQFLERYNDLLTLDDLENLLNSQPEEQSTFSSGVKAAEYPKWADGQTQAETPWLRLLKGALANQKRAEPDRSRRGWNRGCFGLKLDRIGSMSGLGC, encoded by the exons ATGCTGTGTCCCGTGCTGCTTTGTGCCACTCTGCTCCTCCTGACACCCCTGGAGATCTCAGAGGCTCGCGCTCTGCACCCTTCTCCTGATGCTGCGCAG TTTATGGAGCAGTTTCTGGAACGCTACAATGACCTTTTGACCCTTGACGACCTGGAGAACCTGTTGAACAGCCAACCAGAGGAGCAGTCCACCTTCTCCTCGGGGGTCAAAGCGGCCGAGTACCCTAAATGGGCTGACGGGCAAACACAGGCTGAGACCCCCTGGCTGCGCCTGCTGAAGGGGGctctggccaatcagaagcGCGCAGAGCCGGACCGGTCAAGAAGGGGCTGGAACCGAGGATGCTTTGGGCTGAAACTGGATCGGATCGGGTCCATGAGCGGACTGGGCTGTTag